A stretch of the Capsicum annuum cultivar UCD-10X-F1 chromosome 10, UCD10Xv1.1, whole genome shotgun sequence genome encodes the following:
- the LOC107845492 gene encoding uncharacterized protein LOC107845492 isoform X1 produces MEIIYLDRFESFGSFMEGQGPCKLTCIWILRLSKCYRGSDMTSFLEFDTDLDPRKRKLFQDLALLMWNSIGIIAAPLQQSFQGNILMSFLLVLLRNSNGPRMTKYFCVISCWGGSGN; encoded by the exons ATGGAGATTATATATTTGGACAGATTTGAATCATTCGGAAGCTTTATGGAAGGGCAAGGTCCTTGCAAATTAACTTGCATTTGGATTCTTCGGTTAAG taAGTGTTAtagaggctcagacatgacctcatTCCTAGAGTTTGAtacagatcttgatccaagg AAGAGGAAGCTTTTCCAAGATTTGGCCCTTTTGATGTGGAACTCAATTGGTATTATCGCTGCACCCTTACAG CAAAGCTTTCAAGGGAACATCTTAATGAGCTTTTTATTGGTGTTACTGAGGAATTCAAATGGTCCTAGGAtgacaaaatatttttgtgtaatttcttGTTGGGGAGGGAGTGGGAACTAG
- the LOC107845492 gene encoding uncharacterized protein LOC107845492 isoform X4: MEGQGPCKLTCIWILRLSKCYRGSDMTSFLEFDTDLDPRKRKLFQDLALLMWNSIGIIAAPLQQSFQGNILMSFLLVLLRNSNGPRMTKYFCVISCWGGSGN; this comes from the exons ATGGAAGGGCAAGGTCCTTGCAAATTAACTTGCATTTGGATTCTTCGGTTAAG taAGTGTTAtagaggctcagacatgacctcatTCCTAGAGTTTGAtacagatcttgatccaagg AAGAGGAAGCTTTTCCAAGATTTGGCCCTTTTGATGTGGAACTCAATTGGTATTATCGCTGCACCCTTACAG CAAAGCTTTCAAGGGAACATCTTAATGAGCTTTTTATTGGTGTTACTGAGGAATTCAAATGGTCCTAGGAtgacaaaatatttttgtgtaatttcttGTTGGGGAGGGAGTGGGAACTAG